From Chaetodon trifascialis isolate fChaTrf1 chromosome 1, fChaTrf1.hap1, whole genome shotgun sequence, one genomic window encodes:
- the pnoca gene encoding prepronociceptin: MKTVVALLLLCLCDPGQSDCQADCLSCSNILPKQLSFNTMVCLNECKGNVSPAFYQDFCRKVLSSSISSLSGSVRKRSQEEVEALFPEQDEEPVEGGLLLPIALQRFDHVTRAFGVDTRDLSGKGSQRNNAYSSQNALSLEDEYDEEAGQEERAADVAVRGQDDVGLSVSKRFGGFVKGRHGYRKLMSPGRSYQKRYGGFIGIRKSARKWNNQKRFSEFLKQYLGMSTRATEFNSVSEDLTQQNEV, from the exons ATGAAGACTGtggtggctctgctgctgctctgtctgtgtgatcCTGGACAGAGTGACTGCCAGGCAGACTGCCTGTCCTGCAGCAACATCCTGCCCAAACAGCTCAGTTTCAACACTATG gtGTGTCTCAATGAATGCAAAGGCAACGTCTCCCCAGCTTTCTACCAGGACTTCTGTCGTAAGGTGCTGTCATCGTCAATTTCCTCCCTTAGTGGTAGTGTACGGAAAAGATctcaggaggaggtggaggcccTGTTTCCTGAGCAGGACGAGGAGCCGGTGGAGGGAGGTCTGTTGCTGCCCATCGCATTGCAGAGGTTCGATCATGTTACAAGGGCATTCGGTGTGGACACAAGGGATCTGAGTGGCAAGGGCAGCCAGCGGAACAATGCCTACAGTTCCCAGAATGCCCTCTCTCTTGAGGATGAGTATGACGAGGAGGCAGGACAGGAAGAAAGGGCTGCTGACGTGGCAGTAAGAGGACAGGATGATGTAGGGCTTAGTGTCTCCAAAAGGTTTGGCGGCTTCGTCAAAGGGAGGCACGGCTACAGGAAGCTGATGTCTCCAGGAAGATCTTACCAGAAGAGGTATGGAGGCTTCATCGGCATTCGGAAGTCAGCCCGCAAGTGGAACAACCAAAAACGTTTCAGTGAGTTCCTGAAGCAGTACCTGGGGATGAGCACTCGGGCCACTGAGTTCAACAGCGTGTCAGAGGACCTCACCCAACAGAACGAAGTTTAG